One genomic region from Leptospira tipperaryensis encodes:
- a CDS encoding YncE family protein: MKSKLLILIIFYFLNVSCQDLQRPSFLSLLLTQNLSGNIGVVTTDFSGGGRFKVINPSLLYSYPGLTPIHSDALARFGLGRVYILNLLNRDSIQVLDPNFGFITVSELSLGSKVNPADIEFAGPSKAYVSLYGSNRLLILDPTLMVVTGFIDLGSYSETFSAGGSPDGIPEMSGMKIVGDSLFVCLQRLDRNDPSGFFPPNTTSLLLEINIPSDKVIGSYTFPASNPVNKPQLLDLFGEPHLVFATPGRMGFLSQIDGGVSAFRLSTRSFLSRFLFSESVAGGDIVNVQVKSDSIGYASVLDSSFTKTLKVFNPSTGETIATLLRIPSSYDASLSSILLASDKILYVGNTQFQQPGVTMFDTERGNSLLTPTPISVDLQPYDIIELK, translated from the coding sequence ATGAAGTCGAAACTTTTGATTTTAATTATATTCTACTTTTTGAATGTTTCCTGTCAGGATCTGCAAAGGCCTTCTTTTTTGAGCCTTCTCTTAACTCAAAATCTTTCAGGTAATATCGGAGTTGTGACTACCGACTTTAGCGGCGGAGGAAGGTTCAAGGTCATCAATCCTTCTCTTCTCTATAGTTATCCGGGTCTGACCCCGATTCATTCGGACGCTCTCGCGAGGTTCGGTTTGGGAAGGGTTTATATCTTGAATCTTCTCAATCGAGACAGCATTCAGGTTTTAGATCCGAATTTCGGCTTTATTACGGTTTCGGAACTCTCTCTCGGATCCAAGGTCAATCCGGCCGACATAGAGTTTGCGGGACCTTCCAAGGCTTACGTTAGTCTCTATGGTTCGAATCGACTTTTGATTTTGGATCCGACTTTGATGGTCGTAACGGGTTTTATCGATTTGGGAAGTTACTCGGAAACTTTTTCCGCAGGAGGAAGTCCGGACGGAATTCCTGAGATGAGCGGAATGAAGATCGTAGGAGATTCTTTATTTGTATGTCTTCAGAGATTGGATCGAAACGATCCTTCCGGTTTTTTTCCGCCGAATACGACTTCTCTCCTACTTGAAATTAACATTCCAAGCGATAAGGTTATCGGAAGTTATACGTTTCCCGCATCCAATCCAGTGAACAAACCTCAGCTCTTGGATCTTTTTGGAGAACCTCATCTTGTGTTCGCGACTCCCGGAAGAATGGGTTTCTTAAGTCAGATAGACGGCGGTGTAAGCGCGTTTCGACTTTCAACTCGTTCTTTTCTGTCGAGATTTTTATTTTCGGAATCGGTTGCAGGAGGGGATATCGTAAACGTTCAGGTCAAATCCGATTCGATCGGTTACGCTTCTGTTTTGGATTCGAGTTTTACAAAAACTCTCAAGGTTTTTAATCCGAGCACGGGAGAAACGATTGCTACTCTCTTACGCATTCCTTCCAGTTACGATGCAAGTCTCTCAAGTATTCTACTTGCTTCCGATAAAATTTTATATGTGGGGAATACTCAGTTTCAGCAACCGGGAGTTACGATGTTTGATACGGAGAGGGGAAACTCGCTTCTTACTCCGACTCCGATCTCCGTGGACTTACAACCTTACGATATTATCGAATTGAAATAG